One segment of Saccharospirillaceae bacterium DNA contains the following:
- a CDS encoding esterase, whose product MSYFEHLPATELVIPALPFEPAAAIALAEQTLHQLQQDHEQVYLIGSSLGGFYATYLAEMYGLPAALINPAVRPFELFADYLGPNTHFYTGEVHELTMEHIRQLQALNIDPLQRSENLLLLLQTGDETLDYRQAAQLYRDCPSWTEGGGNHSFEDFISRMPMVLEFVRRHYNSAE is encoded by the coding sequence GTGTCCTATTTTGAACATTTACCGGCCACAGAGCTGGTGATTCCGGCATTACCATTCGAGCCAGCCGCTGCCATTGCACTGGCCGAGCAAACTCTGCATCAGCTGCAACAGGATCATGAACAGGTATACCTGATCGGCAGTTCTTTAGGCGGGTTTTACGCAACGTATCTGGCGGAAATGTATGGTCTTCCGGCCGCGCTGATCAATCCGGCAGTCAGACCATTCGAGTTATTCGCCGATTATCTTGGTCCGAACACTCATTTTTATACGGGTGAAGTGCATGAGCTGACCATGGAGCATATTCGTCAGCTTCAGGCGCTGAATATTGATCCGCTTCAACGATCGGAAAATTTGTTGCTATTACTGCAAACCGGTGATGAAACACTGGATTATCGCCAGGCTGCGCAGCTTTACCGCGATTGTCCTTCGTGGACTGAAGGCGGCGGTAACCACAGCTTTGAAGACTTTATTAGCCGTATGCCAATGGTGCTGGAGTTCGTACGCCGACATTACAACTCTGCTGAATAG
- the parE gene encoding DNA topoisomerase IV subunit B: protein MSKQYTASSIEVLSGLDPVRKRPGMYTDTTRPNHLAQEVIDNSVDEALAGHASTIEVTLHGDGSMTVLDDGRGMPTDIHPEHGVSGVELILTQLHAGGKFSNDNYQFSGGLHGVGVSVVNALSKVLEVTIWRDGQVQRIGFQNGDKALDLQVVDTCGKKRSGTSVRFLADPQYFDSAKFSVPRLKHVLRAKAVLCPGLRIKFNAPNAEDSAEWYYEDGLNDYLKVSSTGYDVLPAEPFTGSMTGETEGVDWAVQWLPEGGELCQESYVNLIPTAQGGTHVNGFRSGLLDALREFCEFRNLLPRGVKLTPDDLWERCSYVLSAKLADPQFAGQTKERLSSREASSFISGVVKDSFALWLNEHTAEAELLAEMAISSAQSRLRKSKKVARKKITQGPALPGKLADCTGQDGERTELFLVEGDSAGGSAKQARDREFQAIMPLRGKILNTWEVDSGEILASEEVHNIAVALGIDPASDNLDGLRYGKICILADADSDGLHIATLLCALFVRHFRKLVAEGHVYVAMPPLYRIDVGKDVFYALDEAEKAGVLERIKAEKKRGKVNVQRFKGLGEMNPMQLRETTMDPNTRRLVQLSLEPGDGTNELMDMLLAKKRASDRKSWLETRGNEVDIA, encoded by the coding sequence ATGTCCAAGCAATACACGGCGTCTTCGATTGAAGTCTTAAGTGGTCTTGACCCGGTTCGTAAGCGTCCCGGTATGTACACTGACACCACCCGGCCAAACCATTTAGCCCAGGAAGTTATCGATAACTCGGTGGACGAAGCGTTAGCGGGCCATGCCAGTACCATTGAAGTGACGTTACATGGCGATGGTTCCATGACGGTATTGGATGACGGCCGCGGTATGCCAACCGACATTCACCCGGAGCATGGCGTTTCTGGTGTTGAGCTGATTCTGACTCAGTTACATGCTGGCGGTAAGTTCTCCAACGATAATTATCAATTCTCCGGTGGTCTGCACGGTGTTGGTGTTTCTGTTGTAAACGCGTTATCTAAAGTACTGGAAGTCACCATCTGGCGTGATGGTCAGGTGCAACGTATCGGTTTCCAGAACGGTGATAAAGCGCTGGATCTGCAGGTGGTGGATACTTGTGGTAAAAAACGCAGCGGCACCAGTGTCCGCTTCCTGGCGGATCCTCAGTATTTTGATTCTGCCAAATTTTCTGTTCCCCGCTTAAAACACGTATTACGTGCGAAAGCGGTTTTATGCCCTGGCCTGCGAATTAAGTTTAATGCACCGAATGCTGAAGACAGTGCCGAGTGGTATTACGAAGACGGTTTAAACGATTATTTAAAAGTCAGTTCTACCGGCTACGACGTCCTGCCAGCCGAACCGTTCACCGGCAGCATGACCGGCGAAACCGAAGGTGTGGATTGGGCGGTGCAGTGGCTACCGGAAGGTGGCGAGTTGTGTCAGGAAAGTTACGTTAACTTAATTCCAACAGCGCAAGGTGGCACTCATGTAAACGGCTTTCGTTCCGGCCTGTTAGATGCCCTGCGAGAGTTTTGTGAATTCCGTAATTTATTGCCGCGTGGTGTGAAGTTAACTCCAGACGATTTATGGGAGCGTTGCTCTTACGTATTATCGGCCAAGCTTGCTGACCCACAATTTGCCGGACAAACCAAAGAACGTTTATCGTCGCGCGAGGCTTCGTCGTTTATTTCTGGTGTAGTCAAAGATTCCTTTGCTTTGTGGTTAAACGAGCACACCGCAGAAGCGGAATTATTGGCGGAGATGGCAATCTCCAGTGCCCAAAGCCGGTTACGCAAATCGAAAAAAGTCGCGCGTAAAAAGATCACTCAAGGACCAGCACTGCCCGGCAAGTTGGCGGATTGTACCGGTCAGGATGGCGAACGCACGGAACTGTTTCTGGTGGAGGGTGATTCGGCTGGTGGTTCCGCTAAACAGGCCCGCGATCGTGAATTCCAGGCGATCATGCCTTTAAGGGGTAAAATCCTGAATACCTGGGAGGTGGACTCCGGTGAGATTCTCGCCTCGGAAGAAGTTCATAATATCGCCGTTGCGTTAGGTATCGACCCGGCTTCGGATAATCTCGATGGGTTACGTTATGGCAAAATCTGCATTCTTGCCGATGCCGATTCCGATGGTCTGCACATCGCAACGTTGTTATGTGCCTTGTTTGTACGTCATTTCCGCAAGCTGGTGGCGGAGGGCCATGTGTATGTAGCGATGCCACCGCTGTATCGTATCGATGTCGGTAAAGACGTTTTCTATGCTTTGGACGAGGCGGAAAAAGCCGGGGTATTAGAGCGCATCAAAGCCGAGAAAAAACGTGGCAAAGTGAACGTCCAACGTTTTAAAGGTCTGGGTGAAATGAATCCGATGCAGCTAAGAGAAACCACCATGGATCCCAATACCCGTCGTTTGGTTCAGCTGTCATTGGAGCCGGGTGACGGCACCAACGAATTAATGGATATGCTGCTGGCGAAAAAACGTGCGTCGGATCGTAAAAGCTGGTTAGAAACCCGTGGCAACGAAGTTGATATTGCCTGA